The region TAAAAGAAAAGTAGATCAATTCCCTCGGTTGATTTGTGTGGCCGAATGATAGCTCCTAAGTGATAAGAGTTGGAGATATATGAGTTGGAGGAAGAGTTCAGAGATCTATCCGGAAGACAATAATTTATCTTTCGgatgtaaaagaaaaataaacaacgGGTATTCTTTGGAAATTACTATGTGAGTGGTTGGTGGGGGTGGCGGGATTTAGGGTTAGGGGTGGTGTTTTGAACATCCCCTCCAAAGTTTGATTTGAAGTCTTGAATTTTCCAGCAGCAAAACGAGGACGTTTGACTGTGTTATGCAAATTCAACAAATACACAGTAGTGTCTCCGCTCCACAGTACTCTGTATCTGATCCATTTATTAGAGATCTCTCTTTGCTTTTTCCGCTGCACAAATTGTTCAAATTTCTGAGTCTCGCTATGGCCACCGGAGTCAACAGAAAAATTTATGCAGCGTCAGCCCGTTCTCACACCAGGAGGACAAAGAAAACCAGCTCGTTTCAGCTCCCTTCAGGTACCTCTTCGCTCTTCCACTCTCTTTTGCTCTTTCCTTATAGCACTTTGCTCATCCAAGTTCCGTTTATGCTGCAACTTATAAGGTTTCTTAGTCATGCTGCAACTTTAGTTTCTTGTTGATGTTTGCTGCAACTTTATAAAGTGAATTTATAGCTAGTCCTAACTGTGCTGAAGATAGGGTAAACGGTTATTTATGTTTTAATACACTCTGGGGAGGATGAAGAGCCTTAACTGTGACTAAATCATGAATCTGACGGAATCCAACGGGTGACCGGACACcgaatatttataaaaaaaaaaacggttACTTATGTTTTAATTTCTAACTATCTGttcttttaatttcatttttttgatTTGGTAATACAAACTCAGGAATTCTTAGAACAACACTAGCAGTGTTGTTTATTGGGTTTGTAGCATGGGCTTATCAGGCTAATCGACCTCCTCCTCCCAAGATATGTGGCTCTCCTGATGGACCGCCTGTAACGACAGCAAGAATCAAACTAAGAGATGGGAGGTATTTGGCATACAGAGAGCATGGTGTTCCTAAAGACGCAGCCAAGTATAAAATCATCTTCGTCCATGGTTTTGGTAGTAGCAGTCATACTTCTCCAGTTGCAGAAAGCCTATCACCTGTAATTATTTATGTTACGTTTTTCTGTCTTTCCTAACATTCTTTAAAAACTTTGTAGTTTTCATATCTATATCTGTTGTGGTCATTTCCAGGCTGTTGTTGAGGACTTGGGGATCTATATTGTATCTTTTGACAGACCTGGTTACGGGGAAAGTGATCCTGATCCAAGTCGAACACTAAAGAGTATTGCATTTGATATAGAAGAGCTTGCTGATAAGCTGGGACTAGGGTCCAAATTTTATGTAACTGGTCTCTCCATGGGTGGACAGATTGTTTGGAACTGCCTTAAGTACATACCTCATAGGTATTATTTACTCCGGTTATTTGTAGTTCTGTTGACACCAAATTTGAAGAAAATAGATTATCTGTTAAATTTCTGTTAGGATCGGAAAAACCCTAACACCTTCGAAAGTGGAGGTTTCTCTTGGATCATAACAATTTCTCTTTAGTATTATTTGCTCTATTATGCTTACATGATTACATCTGCTTGCTTTTATTTCATACAGTGGTCAACCTCTGTATTTCTCAGTACTCAATTTTTACAATGCTGACAGGCTGGCAGGTGCAGCTCTCTTGACCCCAGTTGTGAACTACTGGTGGCGTGGTCTTCCGGAAAACTTAACTACTGAAGCCTATTACCAACAAAAACTACGAGACCAATGGGCACTTCGTGTGGCTCACTACACACCATGGCTAACTTACTGGTGGAACACTCAAAAATGGTTCCCAGTCGCTAGTGCAATTGGTGATGTTCAAGGTGTCCTTTCAAATCAAGACAAACTGCTTGTATCTAAAGTAACTAAGAGAAAGAGTCATGTGGTAAGTATCCAGCATTTAGGTGGTTACAACATTGTGAAATTCTTTTGCATTCAATACACTGAATGATTTAGCCTGATATTTTGTATTGATAATCGGTTAAattcatatgatttgattttgaattttgttGGGGATTATTTTGCCCAAGATAAAAAATCGCATCAACTGCTGTGTGGAATATATTGTTTAGAGTTAGACCGTAATGGATGAGTAGATATCTGCATTTTTTGAAGTTTATGTGAACAACTCTCACTATTTATTATTCATATATTTCTGATTTCTCTGAAATCATACTCTATTgttggtttttaattttaagcTGAGTAAAAAGCCGGTCATAACTATTGAAGTTAATAGCAAAATATTCTATCGTTAGTTATGAATATTAAGGATATATAATAACATAGATAGACAGGAAAATTGAAACTATGatcattaatgcattttatcaatACCAATTTAGGAGTAGATGCAACATTTGTGGACAAATATTAGATTGGTCTAtgctaaaataaatttaatagttTCCTCACCAACATGCAAAAATAGAAAACTTTCAAAAAGATTATTTGTAGGCTTTAGCAGTTTAGTGCCGACTAAGCTGGCACTAGATTACTTTGTTCTTCATTCATCTCCATTCAATTCTAGTAGTAGTGATTGCTGCTTTGAAAGGGAGCCTTAGCGCAACAGTTAAAAGTTGTTGCCATGTGATTGAGGTTAAGGGTTCAACTCATGGAAACAATCTCTTGTGTAAATACAAGGTAATGTTGCGTACAATAGACCATGTGGTTGGACCCTTCCCTGGACCTGCGCATAGAGGGAGCTTTAATGTTTAGGACTGCCCTCTTGAAGCAGTGACTGCTGCTTTGACATGGATAGCTGGGCATAGCATGCAAATCAATTATCGTAATTAGGGATTTGGAAATTCTAAAGTTTTGTGCATGCTGCATTCTTGTTGAAACACCACACAATGGATATAGGTTATCCCACTTAGTGAGAAAAGACCTCTATTATTGTTTTGTATTCTTGTTGAAACAAGACGTTTATTCTGATACTTGTGCACTGTTTTAGTTGATACTTGTTAGTGCTTGGTTAGCATGTCCTTTTGGTAATTGATTTTAAAGCTATCTGACTATTGTAAAAGCCACTTTAACTTCTACAAGCACCCTTTTAGTAATGAATTTTTGTGAATTTCTTCTACTGATGAATAAATATTATGGTGAGAATTGGGTTCATTTGAGACCTGgttgattaaattttttttggaaggCGACCTGGTTGATTAATTGAGCCATTGAATTTCTATTTAGCCTCGTTTTTAAGGAGTGTGCATAATATTCTTCTGCTGTTTTGTCTTCGATAAATTTTTTTCCCATGATATCTAAATAACATGCCTTGTTTCAGTTAGAATATTAACAAGGATCTCTTTCAGCTCCTCCAAAAcatcaatttcttttttcttatctGAAATTTCAACAcagatttataatttttttttatgtggaTTCTGCACTGCAGGTGCATGCAAGACAGCAAGGTGAATTCGAAAGCCTCCACCGGGACATAAATATTGGATTTGGAAGCTGGGAATATAGTCCTTTGGATCTTGAAAACCCTTTTCCAACTAATGAAGGTTCTGTCCATCTTTGGCAAGGAGATGAGGACTTGTTGGTTCCTGTTACAGTGCAACGGCACATTGCGCAAAACCTACCATGGATTCAATATCACGAACTTCCAGGTTCCGGTCACTTGTTCTGTCTTGGAGATGGTATTAGTGATACTATTATTAAGTCCCTTTTAGGTGTGAAGTAAGCTTCTTTATTGATCACTTTCTGCTATCTCAGATCAGCTTCGACATTTAATATCTTTGTTTTGGAGAATTCAAACTGTTGTTGATCTCGACATGTATGATAAACCCATTGAATCACATTGAGTACATTTAACTGTACTTAAGAATTAAATTTGAGCTTTGCTGTTTTATTTGTAAATTTATTTAACAGAAGATGCAAAGTTTCTCTATAGCCTCATTTTGTTACTCTCAAAATGACATGATGACTGTGATGATGGCCATGTTCGGTTATCTACGATATGAACTTCCTCAAACATGTAATTTATATGCAGCAAGGATCAAGTTTTTGTAGGGTTATAAATATGCATATTCTTGCTTTGAATTTTCTCTTTATGTAATCAAAACCATGTGCCCCACTTGGAAACGAAATGGAAAAAATGGTGGTTTTTTTATAGTGAATATAtagatattttattttgaagctTAATTTATGTCATGTTTGTTTTGGCTGTGCTGCTCATGATATCTTTCATTTGCTTTATGAATTCTGCTTCCCACATCCTTTTCCCATTTTCTTAATTGGCAATACCTTATGATTGCAACCATCTCTTGCAAAACGCCTATAATGAATTTTTAAGTTAGAttagtaaaaaagaaaaaacgaaaaaagaaaatgtgtgCTGCACATTTGGGGCCAGGTCTATTCTTTGTCATCAATTATAATCATCTGCTTAAACATGTGCCAAAAAAGAACATTCACAGCACCATCACTTGAATCTTATCATATTTACTGCTTTTCTTTCTGTTGACCCCAAAGCATAGTAAAGAATTTTGAGAGAACACCACTCTCCCTTTCATTGATATTCGTACCAAATATATACAGAAGATGAGTCAACTGTTACTCCTAATAGACTCCTATCAAATCCCTATGATTATGCAAATTACAGCCTAATACATTCCTAAATTAGATGTACAATAATACAAGAACCTCTGACCAGATTTGACAGCAATTGTACAGCTATAACAATCCCATAATTATCTCACTGCATAAATGACAGCAGCTGGACAGTGATGAGATAATTCTAAATTATCTCATTACCGTAATTATCTCATTACCCCCCCTCAAGTTGGCGCATGCAGATTATGAATGCCCAACTTGGCCATAAAAGAGGTAAATTGTGATCTTCCAAGTGCCTTTGTAAATATGTCAGCCAATTGTGTATGAGTGGAGACATGAGTTGGTTGGATGACCCCTTTAGCAATCTCATCTCGCACGAAGTGACAATCAACTTCAATGTGCTTCGTGCATTCATGAAAAACTGGGTTCTTGGCAATATGAAGAGCCGCTTGGCTATCACAATAGATCTGTATGGGTTGAGGATGATCAACACCAAGACAAGACAAAATGCCCAGAAGCCACTTCAGCTCGCAAGTAGCGGTTGCCATGGAACGGTACTCAGCTTCAGCTGATGAGCGAGACACAGTATGTTGCTTCTTAGTCTTCCAAGAAATTGGTGACTGCCCCAAAAGCACAAACCATCCAGTGAGAGACCTTCACGTTAAGGGACAGCCAGCCCAATCTGAGTCGCACCAACCATACAACTTTAAATCACTATCTTTTTGCAAAAGGATTCCCTGCCCGGGACTCCCTTTCAGGAAGCGAACTACTCGCAATGCTGCCTCCCAATGCTCTTCTCGTGGCTTCTGCATAAACTGAGAGAGAATGTGCACACAATATGACAGTTCTGGCCGTGTAAAACACAGATAGATAAGTCTTCCTACCAATCGTCGATACTGGTCGGGGTTGGTAATGAAACCACCAGTAGCAAGACCCAAGCGATGATTCTGTTCCAAAGGTGTGCTT is a window of Lotus japonicus ecotype B-129 chromosome 5, LjGifu_v1.2 DNA encoding:
- the LOC130718155 gene encoding uncharacterized protein LOC130718155; amino-acid sequence: MQIQQIHSSVSAPQYSVSDPFIRDLSLLFPLHKLFKFLSLAMATGVNRKIYAASARSHTRRTKKTSSFQLPSGILRTTLAVLFIGFVAWAYQANRPPPPKICGSPDGPPVTTARIKLRDGRYLAYREHGVPKDAAKYKIIFVHGFGSSSHTSPVAESLSPAVVEDLGIYIVSFDRPGYGESDPDPSRTLKSIAFDIEELADKLGLGSKFYVTGLSMGGQIVWNCLKYIPHRLAGAALLTPVVNYWWRGLPENLTTEAYYQQKLRDQWALRVAHYTPWLTYWWNTQKWFPVASAIGDVQGVLSNQDKLLVSKVTKRKSHVVHARQQGEFESLHRDINIGFGSWEYSPLDLENPFPTNEGSVHLWQGDEDLLVPVTVQRHIAQNLPWIQYHELPGSGHLFCLGDGISDTIIKSLLGVK